The Corallococcus exiguus genome has a window encoding:
- a CDS encoding endonuclease/exonuclease/phosphatase family protein, with amino-acid sequence MKMPEVLEHLPAVGHLLGRKPSGQEDVLPKRDPTLTLPDFQAVPLPSSERRLGDGRTFIVHHPAPRAPRGPGLTVMSYNILMGGERQEALLEYFTQLEAQDRMPDVIGLQEAGVPMSVLLASRFGFHLAYQGSDGDDGTRLVNGKAWLSRHPIVDAAHFTYVLTDAERNEAIARQGYAGELVEDRGVLWLKLHVEGRPLYLYNLHHALGDSAINALNLRQLNSLLSRREGVPAVVLGDFNANTAIKRGGSWLVAHLLHPKQDNDTDTIEEFRQRYGDDMHNVTVGDRGVGNIADPRLRHELHTLEQDLPETVCHATTVRVRLADHSLTTPHHARQELSSGQIPKHSPAWWRLQDIADCATLTSHPDSHGVVHATGKRFDNFYATRSLVPVLFEVDRSTESSDHQPVVAHYRFGDGQVKSPPHH; translated from the coding sequence ATGAAGATGCCCGAAGTGCTGGAACACCTGCCCGCCGTTGGACACCTGCTCGGACGCAAGCCGAGCGGGCAGGAGGACGTTTTGCCGAAGCGTGACCCCACCCTGACCCTGCCGGACTTCCAGGCCGTGCCGCTGCCCTCGAGCGAGCGCCGGCTGGGAGACGGCCGCACCTTCATCGTGCACCACCCCGCGCCGCGCGCGCCCCGGGGACCGGGCCTCACGGTGATGAGCTACAACATCCTCATGGGCGGCGAGCGTCAGGAGGCGCTGCTGGAGTACTTCACCCAACTGGAGGCCCAGGACCGCATGCCGGACGTCATCGGCCTGCAGGAGGCGGGCGTGCCCATGTCGGTGCTGCTCGCGTCCCGCTTCGGCTTCCACCTGGCGTACCAGGGCAGCGACGGCGACGACGGCACCCGGCTGGTGAACGGCAAGGCCTGGCTCAGCCGCCACCCCATCGTGGACGCCGCGCACTTCACCTACGTCCTCACCGACGCCGAGCGCAATGAAGCCATCGCGCGCCAGGGCTACGCGGGAGAGCTGGTGGAGGACCGGGGCGTGCTGTGGCTGAAGCTCCACGTGGAGGGCCGCCCGCTCTACCTCTACAACCTGCACCACGCGCTGGGGGACTCGGCCATCAACGCCCTCAACCTGCGCCAGCTCAACTCGCTCCTGAGCCGCCGCGAGGGCGTCCCCGCCGTCGTGCTGGGCGACTTCAACGCCAACACCGCCATCAAGCGAGGCGGCTCCTGGCTGGTGGCGCACCTGCTGCACCCGAAGCAGGACAACGACACGGACACCATCGAGGAGTTCCGTCAGCGCTACGGCGACGACATGCACAACGTCACGGTGGGCGACCGCGGCGTGGGCAACATCGCGGACCCGCGCCTGCGCCATGAGCTGCACACGCTGGAGCAGGACCTTCCGGAGACGGTGTGCCACGCGACGACGGTGCGCGTGCGGCTGGCGGACCACTCGCTGACGACGCCTCATCACGCCCGTCAGGAGCTGAGCTCCGGCCAGATTCCCAAGCACAGCCCCGCGTGGTGGCGCCTGCAGGACATCGCGGATTGCGCCACGCTCACCTCGCACCCGGACAGCCACGGCGTGGTGCACGCCACCGGCAAGCGCTTCGACAACTTCTACGCGACGCGCTCCCTGGTCCCGGTCCTCTTCGAGGTGGACCGCTCCACCGAGTCCTCGGACCACCAGCCGGTGGTGGCCCACTACCGCTTCGGCGACGGACAGGTGAAGTCCCCGCCGCACCACTGA
- a CDS encoding M4 family metallopeptidase, whose product MYEKRVRGALGAAALSLMVGACTDGAPAANTEDANIQKASANLSAGQKVIAADSDAVPTFLTGSFGSVPAPSAIQGIAAQQQLAPVLAGVAPLFHLNPNDLFLKRAYVGFDGDTHYRYGVTQNGILVQDAEVRLHARNGSVFAVNTNARGDLQGELKATIASDAAISAAVGDRGSPERAAANGEPQLVYRRSGNELILAYEIRVVGELKDTTPVDDSVYVNAKTGDVFERVPHIHSAKNRQVNDMQHKTNVPTGGVRARWEGDAAHADVVVNNNYNHLGTVYDCYQTLFGRDSINNAGATLKSFVHYSNNYVNAYWDGTQMVYGDGDGVNASNLANSLDVTAHELTHAVTENESNLTYSGESGGLNESLSDIFGAVCEWYGKGKVIDDGTWIVGDDVWTPSIPGDGLRYMKNPTQDGDSLDYYPDYGSGVDVHYSSGISNLAFYLMSEGGTHPRAKTTQVVTGIGFEKAARVFYKINADLLVASSNFEAAKTASEQAATQLGFTAAEIASVGNAWKAVGVGVPVPPPVTTPIEKGVPVTGINGTSGSKVYYSVTIPEGATDVTFTLSGGTGDADLYVRKTNAPTDSLYDCRPYKSGNAETCTFATSGAKGIWYVMIKGFTSYTGTSLSVTWKGGFEDIGNETRIEGLSGVPGSTRTFIIDVPEFKKDSGINTLSIALGEGEGNADVYVQAAAAPTFTSYLGRGVRESATESVILRNIPAGKYYITIVGVPSLVDTEVDGYINTVFAASYKVK is encoded by the coding sequence ATGTACGAGAAGCGAGTACGCGGCGCCCTGGGTGCCGCAGCCCTGTCCCTGATGGTTGGCGCTTGCACCGATGGCGCTCCTGCGGCGAACACCGAGGACGCCAACATCCAGAAGGCTTCCGCCAATCTGTCGGCGGGCCAGAAGGTCATCGCGGCGGACTCCGACGCGGTCCCCACCTTCCTCACCGGTTCCTTCGGTTCCGTCCCCGCTCCCTCGGCCATCCAGGGCATCGCGGCCCAGCAGCAGCTGGCGCCGGTGCTCGCGGGCGTGGCGCCGCTGTTCCACCTGAACCCGAACGACCTGTTCCTGAAGCGGGCCTACGTCGGCTTCGACGGTGACACCCACTACCGTTACGGCGTGACCCAGAACGGCATCCTGGTTCAGGACGCCGAGGTTCGCCTGCACGCGCGCAACGGCTCCGTGTTCGCGGTGAACACCAACGCCCGTGGCGACCTGCAGGGCGAGCTGAAGGCCACCATCGCGTCCGACGCGGCCATCTCGGCGGCGGTCGGTGATCGCGGTTCCCCGGAGCGCGCGGCCGCCAACGGCGAGCCCCAGCTCGTGTACCGCCGCTCGGGCAACGAGCTCATCCTCGCGTACGAAATTCGCGTCGTGGGCGAGCTGAAGGACACCACCCCGGTGGATGACTCCGTGTACGTGAACGCCAAGACGGGAGACGTCTTCGAGCGCGTTCCGCACATCCACTCGGCGAAGAACCGCCAGGTCAACGACATGCAGCACAAGACGAACGTCCCCACGGGCGGCGTTCGGGCTCGGTGGGAGGGTGATGCGGCCCACGCCGACGTGGTGGTGAACAACAACTACAACCACCTGGGCACGGTCTACGACTGCTACCAGACCCTGTTCGGCCGCGACTCCATCAACAACGCGGGCGCGACGCTGAAGAGCTTCGTCCACTACAGCAACAACTACGTCAACGCCTACTGGGACGGCACCCAGATGGTGTACGGCGATGGCGACGGCGTGAACGCCTCCAACCTGGCGAACTCGCTGGACGTGACCGCGCACGAGCTGACGCACGCGGTGACGGAGAACGAGTCCAACCTCACCTACTCCGGTGAGTCCGGCGGCCTGAACGAGTCCCTCTCGGACATCTTCGGCGCGGTGTGCGAGTGGTACGGCAAGGGCAAGGTCATCGACGACGGCACCTGGATCGTCGGCGACGACGTCTGGACCCCGAGCATCCCGGGTGACGGCCTGCGCTACATGAAGAACCCCACGCAGGACGGGGACTCGCTCGACTACTACCCGGACTACGGCTCGGGCGTGGACGTGCACTACAGCTCGGGTATCTCCAACCTGGCGTTCTACCTGATGTCCGAGGGTGGCACGCACCCGCGCGCCAAGACGACCCAGGTCGTCACCGGCATCGGCTTCGAGAAGGCCGCTCGCGTCTTCTACAAGATCAACGCCGACCTGCTGGTTGCGTCCTCGAACTTCGAGGCCGCGAAGACCGCCTCCGAGCAGGCCGCGACGCAGCTGGGCTTCACCGCGGCGGAGATCGCCTCGGTGGGCAACGCCTGGAAGGCCGTGGGCGTGGGCGTGCCCGTGCCTCCTCCGGTGACCACGCCGATCGAGAAGGGCGTGCCCGTGACGGGCATCAACGGCACCTCCGGCAGCAAGGTGTACTACTCGGTGACCATCCCCGAGGGCGCCACGGACGTGACCTTCACGCTGTCCGGTGGCACGGGTGACGCGGACCTCTACGTCCGCAAGACCAACGCCCCGACGGACTCCCTGTACGACTGCCGTCCGTACAAGTCCGGCAACGCGGAGACCTGCACCTTCGCCACCTCCGGCGCCAAGGGCATCTGGTACGTGATGATCAAGGGCTTCACCTCCTACACGGGCACCAGCCTGTCCGTGACCTGGAAGGGTGGCTTCGAGGACATCGGCAACGAGACCCGCATCGAGGGCCTCTCCGGCGTGCCGGGCTCCACCCGCACCTTCATCATCGACGTGCCTGAGTTCAAGAAGGACTCTGGCATCAACACGCTGTCCATCGCGCTGGGCGAGGGCGAGGGCAACGCCGACGTCTACGTGCAGGCCGCCGCCGCTCCGACGTTCACGTCCTACCTGGGCCGTGGCGTGAGGGAGAGCGCGACGGAGAGCGTCATCCTGCGCAACATCCCGGCGGGCAAGTACTACATCACGATCGTCGGTGTGCCGAGCCTGGTCGACACCGAGGTGGACGGCTACATCAACACCGTGTTCGCGGCCTCCTACAAGGTCAAGTAG
- a CDS encoding nucleotidyltransferase family protein — MTVAIVLLAAGGSSRLGQPKQLLRHEGVSLVRRAAERALAASPVVTVVLGARRDDVAAELDGLAVRCVDNPDWALGQGSSLHAGLRALPPGVDGALLMLCDQLRVDAPHLRSLIATFERTRAPIVASTYAGTRGVPALFSRALFPELEALPPTGGARGLIARDPSRVVEVPLPGGEEDVDTAEDALRLTRPGRGG, encoded by the coding sequence ATGACCGTCGCCATCGTGCTGCTCGCCGCCGGTGGTTCTTCGCGGCTGGGACAACCCAAGCAGCTCTTGCGCCACGAAGGCGTGTCACTGGTACGTCGCGCGGCGGAGCGGGCCCTGGCCGCGAGCCCGGTGGTGACCGTGGTGCTCGGCGCGCGGCGTGACGACGTCGCAGCGGAGCTGGACGGGCTTGCCGTGCGGTGCGTGGACAACCCGGACTGGGCGCTGGGTCAGGGCTCGTCACTGCACGCCGGCCTGCGGGCGCTTCCCCCGGGTGTGGACGGCGCCCTCCTGATGCTCTGCGACCAACTCCGCGTGGACGCACCCCACCTGCGCTCGCTCATCGCCACCTTCGAACGCACGCGCGCGCCCATCGTCGCGTCCACCTACGCGGGCACCCGGGGCGTCCCCGCCCTCTTCTCCCGCGCCCTCTTCCCAGAGCTGGAGGCCCTGCCTCCCACGGGCGGGGCACGCGGGCTCATCGCCCGGGACCCTTCGCGCGTCGTGGAGGTCCCACTGCCCGGCGGCGAGGAGGACGTGGACACCGCCGAGGATGCCCTGCGCCTCACGCGCCCCGGACGCGGTGGGTGA
- a CDS encoding NADPH:quinone oxidoreductase family protein, with product MRALQLQRLEGPEGLAMVEVPEPEAGDGVLIDVVAAGVSFPDLLLTRGQYQMKPEVPFVPGVEVAGVVRAAPAGARVKPGDRVMGFSFTLGGFAEACVVAPEMAFPIPEAWSFEQAAGVVMNYHTAHFALHRRGQLRQGETVVVHGAAGGVGTAAVQVAKGAGARVLAVVSDERKKEVATRAGADVVLLLKEFQAGVREATDGRGADVVLDPVGGDVFEKSLKVLAPEGRILVVGFASGQIPSVTVNRLLLRNVSVVGVAWGAFLMQAPELPGEIARDLEALAAKGIVNPVVGRVFPFEDGAQALRELESRQAVGKVVLKVKAG from the coding sequence ATGCGCGCGTTGCAGCTTCAGCGGCTGGAGGGCCCCGAGGGCCTGGCGATGGTGGAGGTCCCGGAGCCGGAGGCGGGGGACGGGGTCCTCATTGATGTGGTGGCGGCCGGGGTGAGCTTCCCGGATCTGCTGCTCACCCGCGGCCAGTACCAGATGAAGCCGGAGGTGCCCTTCGTGCCGGGAGTGGAGGTGGCGGGCGTGGTGCGCGCCGCGCCGGCGGGGGCACGGGTGAAGCCCGGCGACAGGGTGATGGGCTTCTCCTTCACCCTGGGCGGCTTCGCGGAGGCCTGCGTGGTGGCGCCGGAGATGGCCTTCCCCATTCCGGAAGCGTGGAGCTTCGAGCAGGCGGCGGGCGTGGTGATGAACTACCACACGGCGCACTTCGCGCTGCACCGGCGCGGGCAGCTGCGCCAGGGAGAGACGGTGGTGGTGCACGGCGCTGCGGGCGGCGTGGGCACCGCGGCCGTGCAGGTGGCGAAGGGCGCCGGGGCGCGCGTGCTGGCGGTGGTGAGCGACGAGCGCAAGAAGGAGGTGGCGACGCGCGCGGGCGCGGACGTCGTCCTTCTATTGAAGGAGTTCCAGGCTGGCGTGCGCGAGGCCACGGACGGCCGGGGCGCGGACGTGGTGCTGGACCCCGTGGGCGGCGACGTCTTCGAGAAGAGCCTCAAGGTGCTGGCGCCGGAGGGACGGATCCTGGTGGTGGGCTTCGCCAGCGGCCAGATCCCCTCCGTCACGGTGAACCGGCTGCTCCTGCGCAACGTCTCCGTGGTGGGCGTGGCGTGGGGCGCCTTCCTGATGCAGGCGCCGGAGCTGCCGGGCGAGATCGCCAGGGACCTGGAGGCGCTCGCGGCGAAGGGCATCGTCAATCCAGTGGTGGGCCGCGTCTTCCCCTTCGAGGACGGCGCGCAGGCGCTGCGCGAGCTGGAGTCGCGCCAGGCCGTGGGCAAGGTCGTCCTGAAGGTGAAGGCCGGCTGA
- a CDS encoding XdhC family protein, translating into MKELDDLLRACGRASGPVVLATVVAVSGSSYRRPGARMLMGADGWLAGGVSGGCLEGDLVRKAFFWTSDGPRVLRYDTTGDAAEDEGGLSFALGCNGVVDILLERWEPGPGDALGFAAEARKQSLRAVVATVYRGPEDAVGSRLMLREDGVSEGNLKGALLEPVRAAATEALVRGVPWSGACGGAEVLVEVVEPAPPVVVFGSGFDVAPVVSRAQGLGWHLTVVADRPVELLRRRFPGAQAHVASRASEVLEKVPLSARSVVLVMTHSLPQDRELLERLVPLPVRYLGVLGPRARTERILRELARTPTAEQLEKLHAPMGLDLGAEGADEIALSIIAEVQAVLAGRDGGRLRERQAPIHAEAIAPERRSA; encoded by the coding sequence ATGAAGGAACTCGATGACCTGCTGCGGGCATGCGGTCGCGCCTCCGGTCCGGTGGTGTTGGCGACGGTGGTGGCGGTGTCCGGTTCGTCGTATCGGCGTCCGGGGGCCCGCATGTTGATGGGCGCGGACGGCTGGCTCGCGGGCGGGGTGAGCGGCGGGTGTCTGGAGGGAGACCTCGTGCGCAAGGCCTTCTTCTGGACGTCGGACGGGCCGCGTGTGCTGCGCTACGACACCACGGGCGACGCCGCGGAGGACGAGGGCGGCCTGTCGTTCGCGCTCGGGTGCAACGGCGTGGTGGACATCCTGTTGGAGCGCTGGGAGCCCGGCCCAGGTGACGCGCTCGGCTTCGCGGCCGAGGCGCGCAAGCAGTCGCTGCGCGCGGTGGTGGCCACCGTGTACCGGGGCCCCGAGGACGCGGTGGGTTCGCGGCTGATGTTGCGCGAGGACGGCGTGTCGGAGGGAAACCTCAAGGGCGCGCTGCTGGAACCTGTGCGCGCGGCGGCGACGGAGGCGTTGGTGCGCGGCGTGCCCTGGAGCGGCGCGTGCGGAGGCGCGGAGGTGCTGGTGGAGGTGGTGGAGCCAGCGCCGCCGGTGGTGGTGTTTGGCAGCGGCTTCGACGTCGCGCCCGTGGTGTCGCGCGCGCAGGGGCTCGGGTGGCACCTCACGGTGGTGGCGGACCGGCCCGTGGAGCTGCTGCGCCGCAGGTTCCCTGGGGCCCAGGCGCATGTCGCGTCGCGGGCCAGCGAGGTGCTGGAGAAGGTGCCGCTGTCCGCGCGCAGCGTGGTGCTGGTGATGACGCACAGCCTGCCGCAGGACCGGGAGCTGCTGGAGCGGCTGGTGCCGCTGCCGGTGCGTTACCTGGGAGTGCTCGGGCCTCGCGCCCGGACGGAGCGCATCCTGCGGGAGTTGGCGCGCACGCCCACCGCCGAACAGTTGGAGAAGCTGCACGCGCCCATGGGGTTGGACCTGGGCGCGGAGGGCGCGGACGAGATTGCCCTGTCCATCATCGCGGAGGTGCAGGCGGTGCTGGCCGGGCGCGACGGGGGACGGCTGCGCGAACGGCAGGCGCCCATCCACGCGGAGGCCATCGCACCGGAGCGCAGGTCGGCGTGA
- a CDS encoding non-ribosomal peptide synthetase, giving the protein MALPSTLRLPPTAEIAFGSTVLKQPELLRRAARVAWRLRTEWNVQPGDRVGLMVVPGPEVIPAILGIWMAGAAYVPLDPFLPDERLLRILRDAGLRGVVTQRMHRVSVGLLETWLGTPLPFLEADAAAVDGAEDIDVSDVIDAPPDRPAYLIYTSGSTGEPKGVVCTFRGLVNLVHGVGPLLGLGPDTRHLQFASINFDASVWEVFPTLFAGGAVVQGTREDLLPGRRMAEYLRQQRVTHLCLPPSVLGQLGPHVDTLPDVACVVMAGERCPAPLAERWHASGRRVFNAYGPTEGTVCATAYRVKGGESPVPIGQALPGVHLRVVGTDGQDVAVGATGEVWIGGEGVAEGYRNQPERTRERFPTDAQGARWYRTGDEAVRRADGALVFLGRMDQQVKLRGFRIELEAIEQALYAYPGVAQAAVTVFEHTDAQGQTSGLLVAYHSVQEGHTVSLEALRAHLGVVLPDYMVPHRFVELPRLPLMPHLGKVDRGALQPPADWVGATASESRAAQPTSPSTPATPIDRLCRAFERGLGSAPGTVTANTHFFQAGGDSLGVAHVLAQVEEDFGVSLPSRRVYSHPTPQLLLPFCEAGAAPAEAGPQGVRATLLTDARSAALPRLTAPALVKQPPRTLLLTGATGFLGIHLLAALAPRVERIHCLVRARDDAEAGARLRATARKYGVHLPWRDGRIQAVAGDITRTRLGLEASVHDDLALQCDAVVHSAASISYILPYADAGRPNVAGTQQVLAFCAHGRTKPLHHVSSLSVHGAVGTLLGLEEVDEDFALERSLDLMSYENGYTRAKWVAERIAVDARDSGLPVSIYRPGFIQGHSRTGIGNADDMLCRLLVGNAQLGMSPDLPDKYWLPVPVDYVASATAHLVLTQAPGGTYNLAPEREQEPSHNALFDMLGVHGHPVRRVAPAVWLRELGRVGPDNALFPLIAFLREKVYHGTRTVLELHHRTPRVRTDHTRAALAGTDIQCPDIDAALLRRYVKDLFARHRSAALAA; this is encoded by the coding sequence ATGGCCCTTCCGTCCACGCTGCGTCTTCCCCCGACCGCGGAGATCGCCTTCGGCTCCACGGTGCTGAAGCAGCCGGAGCTGTTGCGCCGGGCGGCCCGGGTGGCGTGGAGGCTGCGGACCGAGTGGAACGTGCAGCCGGGAGACCGCGTGGGGTTGATGGTGGTGCCGGGGCCGGAGGTCATCCCGGCCATCCTGGGCATCTGGATGGCCGGCGCGGCCTACGTGCCATTGGATCCCTTCCTCCCCGACGAGCGGCTGCTGCGCATCCTGCGCGACGCGGGCCTGCGCGGCGTCGTCACGCAGCGCATGCACCGCGTCTCCGTGGGACTCCTGGAGACGTGGCTGGGGACTCCCCTGCCCTTCCTGGAGGCGGATGCGGCGGCGGTGGACGGCGCGGAGGACATCGACGTCTCGGACGTCATCGACGCGCCGCCGGACCGGCCCGCGTACCTCATCTACACCTCTGGCAGCACGGGCGAGCCCAAGGGCGTGGTGTGCACGTTCCGGGGGCTGGTGAACCTGGTGCACGGCGTGGGGCCGCTATTGGGCCTGGGGCCGGACACGCGGCACCTCCAGTTCGCCAGCATCAACTTCGACGCGTCCGTGTGGGAGGTGTTCCCCACGCTGTTCGCGGGCGGCGCCGTGGTGCAGGGCACGCGCGAGGACCTGCTGCCCGGACGGCGCATGGCGGAGTACCTGCGCCAGCAGCGCGTGACGCACCTGTGCCTGCCGCCGTCCGTGCTGGGGCAGTTGGGGCCGCACGTGGACACGCTGCCGGACGTGGCGTGCGTGGTGATGGCGGGCGAGCGCTGCCCGGCGCCGCTCGCGGAGCGGTGGCATGCGTCCGGCCGCCGCGTCTTCAACGCCTATGGCCCCACGGAGGGAACGGTCTGCGCGACCGCGTACCGGGTGAAGGGCGGCGAGTCGCCCGTGCCCATCGGACAGGCGCTGCCGGGCGTGCACCTGCGCGTGGTGGGGACGGACGGACAGGACGTCGCGGTGGGCGCGACGGGCGAGGTGTGGATTGGCGGCGAGGGCGTGGCGGAGGGCTACCGCAACCAGCCCGAGCGCACGCGGGAGCGCTTCCCCACGGACGCCCAGGGCGCCCGGTGGTACCGCACCGGTGACGAGGCCGTGCGCCGCGCGGACGGGGCGCTCGTGTTCCTGGGACGGATGGATCAGCAGGTGAAGCTGCGCGGCTTCCGCATCGAGTTGGAGGCCATCGAGCAGGCGCTGTACGCGTACCCGGGCGTCGCGCAGGCGGCGGTGACGGTCTTCGAGCACACGGACGCGCAGGGCCAGACGTCGGGCCTGCTGGTGGCGTACCACAGCGTGCAGGAGGGCCACACGGTGTCGCTGGAGGCGCTGCGCGCGCACCTGGGCGTCGTGCTGCCGGACTACATGGTGCCGCACCGCTTCGTGGAGCTGCCGCGCCTGCCGCTCATGCCCCACCTGGGCAAGGTGGACCGGGGAGCCCTGCAGCCCCCGGCGGACTGGGTGGGCGCCACCGCGTCCGAGTCCCGCGCCGCGCAGCCCACCTCGCCCTCGACGCCCGCCACTCCGATTGACCGGCTGTGCCGCGCCTTCGAGCGAGGCCTGGGCTCGGCCCCGGGCACGGTCACGGCGAACACGCACTTCTTCCAGGCGGGCGGTGACTCCCTGGGCGTGGCGCACGTGCTGGCCCAGGTGGAGGAGGACTTCGGCGTGTCGCTGCCGTCGCGCCGCGTGTACTCGCACCCCACGCCCCAGCTGCTCCTGCCCTTCTGCGAGGCCGGCGCGGCTCCGGCCGAAGCGGGCCCCCAGGGCGTGCGCGCCACGCTGCTGACCGACGCGCGGTCCGCCGCCCTGCCCCGGCTCACGGCCCCCGCGCTCGTCAAGCAGCCGCCGCGCACGCTCCTGCTCACGGGGGCGACGGGGTTCCTGGGCATCCACCTGCTGGCCGCGCTGGCGCCTCGCGTGGAGCGCATCCACTGCCTGGTGCGGGCGCGCGACGACGCGGAGGCGGGCGCGCGGCTTCGTGCCACCGCTCGCAAGTACGGCGTGCACCTGCCCTGGCGCGACGGGCGCATCCAGGCGGTGGCGGGCGACATCACCCGGACGCGGCTGGGGCTGGAAGCGTCCGTGCATGACGACCTGGCGCTCCAGTGCGACGCGGTGGTGCACTCGGCCGCGAGCATCAGCTACATCCTGCCGTACGCGGACGCGGGGCGGCCCAACGTCGCCGGTACGCAGCAGGTGCTGGCCTTCTGCGCGCACGGCCGCACGAAGCCCCTGCACCACGTGTCCTCGCTCAGCGTCCACGGCGCGGTGGGCACGCTGCTGGGCCTGGAGGAGGTGGACGAGGACTTCGCGCTGGAGCGCTCGTTGGATTTGATGTCCTACGAGAACGGCTACACGCGGGCCAAGTGGGTCGCGGAGAGGATCGCCGTGGACGCGCGCGACAGCGGCCTGCCGGTCAGCATCTACCGGCCGGGCTTCATCCAGGGCCACAGCCGCACGGGCATCGGCAACGCGGACGACATGCTGTGCCGGCTGCTGGTGGGCAACGCGCAGCTGGGCATGTCGCCGGACCTGCCGGACAAGTACTGGCTGCCGGTGCCGGTGGACTACGTGGCCAGCGCCACCGCGCACCTGGTGCTCACCCAGGCCCCGGGCGGCACGTACAACCTGGCGCCGGAGCGCGAACAGGAGCCGAGCCACAACGCCCTCTTCGACATGCTGGGCGTGCACGGGCACCCGGTGCGCCGCGTGGCGCCCGCCGTGTGGCTGCGCGAGCTGGGACGGGTAGGGCCGGACAACGCCCTCTTCCCGCTGATCGCGTTCCTGCGGGAGAAGGTCTACCACGGCACCCGCACGGTGCTGGAGCTGCACCACCGCACGCCGCGCGTGCGCACGGACCACACCCGCGCCGCGCTGGCGGGCACGGACATCCAGTGCCCGGACATCGACGCGGCCCTGCTGCGCCGCTACGTGAAGGACCTCTTCGCGCGCCACCGCTCCGCGGCCCTCGCCGCGTAG
- the rpiA gene encoding ribose-5-phosphate isomerase RpiA, giving the protein MTTDESVSASQKRVAAERAVDFIQPGMVVGLGTGSTAAYAVRRLGALLSAGTLKDVVGVPTSRATEALAASLGVPLTTLDVHPVVDLTIDGADEVAPDLSLIKGGGGALLREKVVAQASRREIIVVDAAKLSPRLGTKWPVPVEVLPFGWRSQALFLESLGARVVVRLALDGAPYHTDQGNVVLDCDFGPIGDPAALAAKLESRAGVMAHGLFLNLTTDLLVAGPEGITHRVRGA; this is encoded by the coding sequence ATGACTACCGACGAGAGTGTTTCGGCTTCCCAGAAGCGCGTGGCGGCGGAGCGCGCGGTGGACTTCATCCAGCCGGGCATGGTGGTGGGGCTGGGAACGGGCAGCACGGCCGCGTACGCGGTGCGGCGGCTGGGCGCGCTGCTCTCCGCCGGGACGTTGAAGGACGTGGTGGGCGTCCCCACGTCGCGCGCGACGGAGGCCCTGGCCGCGTCGCTGGGCGTTCCGCTCACCACGCTGGATGTGCACCCGGTGGTGGACCTCACCATCGACGGCGCGGACGAGGTGGCCCCGGACCTGTCGCTCATCAAGGGCGGCGGTGGGGCGCTCCTGCGAGAGAAGGTGGTGGCGCAGGCCAGCCGCCGAGAAATCATCGTGGTGGACGCGGCGAAGCTGTCTCCCCGGCTGGGCACGAAGTGGCCGGTGCCGGTGGAGGTGTTGCCCTTCGGTTGGCGCTCGCAGGCGCTGTTCCTGGAGTCGCTGGGCGCGCGCGTGGTGGTGCGGCTCGCGCTGGACGGGGCGCCGTACCACACGGATCAGGGCAACGTGGTGTTGGACTGTGACTTCGGTCCCATTGGCGACCCGGCGGCGCTGGCCGCGAAGCTGGAGTCTCGCGCCGGGGTGATGGCGCACGGCCTGTTCCTGAACCTGACCACCGACCTGTTGGTGGCCGGGCCGGAGGGCATCACCCACCGCGTCCGGGGCGCGTGA